The Macaca fascicularis isolate 582-1 chromosome 14, T2T-MFA8v1.1 genome contains the following window.
GGTGCTGTTCACTGCGTTGTTCAGTGTAGCGCCCCCTGCCCTGAGGGTGTCACCCTGCGACGGGGGTTGGGTTACAGTCCCGCCTCACCTCACCGAGCTTTCCAGATATTGTgagttttacaaattgaaggtttagGGCAACCCTGCATAAAGCAAGCTCACTGATGTCATTTTACCAACCACGTGCTTGCTTCTTATCTCTGGGTCAGCACTTTTTAGgaatgaagttttttttgttgtttttggttttttgttttgagacagactctcgccctgtcacccaggctggagtacactgatGCAGCtcatagtgcactgcagcctcaacctcccaggctcaagcgatcctcccacctcaatctcccaagtacctgggaatacaggggctaattttttgtatttgttgttgttgttgttgagtcggggttttgccaggttgcccagggtggtctcaagtaatccactcacctcgacctcccaaagtgctgggactataggtgtgagccactgtacctagcccctaaagtatttttaattaaggtacaTTGTGTTTTAGATACTTCACAGCCTACAGTAGtgtaaattctttgttttttttttgagacgaagtctcactctgtggcccaggatggagtgtggtggtgcaatcatagctcactgcaacctccgcctcccaggttcaagcaattctcctgcttcagcctctcaagtagctgagactacaggtgtgcaccaccacgcccgcctaatttttgttatttttactagagacggggtttcaccacgttggccaggctggtcttgaattcccgaccttgtgatccgcccaccttggcctcccaaagtgctgggattacaggtgtgagccactgcacacagccctaattttttttttttttttttttttttttttttgcgatcttggctcactgcaacccctgcctcctggttcaagtgattatcgtgcctcagcctccaaagtagctgagattacaggcacctgccgccaggcctggctaattttagcatttttagtagagacggggtttcaccatgttggccaggatggtctcgaactcttgacctcaagtgatccaccacttcggcttctcaaagtgctggaattacaggcatgatccactgtgcccggtctaAATCTAACTTTTAAatgcactggaaaaccaaaacaTCTGTGTGACTCACTTTACCCCAATGGTCTGGAACCGAACCTGCAACATCACCGAGAACGCCTGCACGGTTGGTTGCAAtcctgtgccttttttttttttttttttttgagacggagtcttgctctgtcgcccaggctggagtgcagtggcgcgatctcggctcactgcaagctccgcctcccgggttcacgccattctcctgcctcagcctcccgagtagctgggactacaggcgcccacaaccgcacccggctaattttttttgtatttttagtagagacggggtttcaccgtggtctcgatctcctgaccttgtgatccgcccgcctcggcctcccaaagtgctgggattacaggcgtgagccaccgcgcccggccgcaatcCTGTGCCTTAAATCTACTTTTCTCCATTTGATGGATGAGAAAAACAAGGTTCTGAGAGGTTGAGGGACTCCTCAAAGCTACACAGCAAGTGCGGGGGCACAGCCCTAACTCAAGGGCACGTCCTAACTCTCAGTTCCTGGGTAGCCCgctgggggaggggctggctGGGAGGACCTTCTAGGGTGCCTGGCAAGGACTCTCCTACGCCCCCATCCCAGAAATGTAGTGGCCACAACTCACAGTGGGACCTGTGGCTGGCAGGCTCATCCTTCAGTGCTTATAAAGATGCGGACAATAACCTCTACCTCCTCGAGTGTTGTTGAGATTACAGGAGAGGCTGTGAGTCACACACGTGGCACAGTGCCAGGTCTGTCTGTGGACAGCACTCACTATGTGGAAGCCACGGCTGTGACCATCATGACTGCTGTTTGGGGACACTCCTATGCGCTCCCAGTCTGTGGCTGGAGTAGAGACATCAGGGTCGCAGCTCATGGCCTGGAGGACCTGGGAGTGCTCCAGGGGACAAACTAGGACTTGGACAGGAGCCACCCGAGTCACAGAACACTGGGAGGGGTTGCTGTGCGCACAGGAAGTAGCGATGGCGGCTGCCGGGGCTCCTGCCAGGCACACACAGGGGTCTGACCAGAGCTCTGACCGAGTCATATTGTTCCTGTGCTGACAGGCCTGGCCCCCGCTGGTAAGCACCAGACCCACTAACAGAACGGAAAGCCGGGCCTCAGGGGAGCAGCCACTGGGGAAGGGAAGCTGCAACAGGCACACAAGCAGGACCCCGGAAACGGTGGCTATATCCAGGGAGGGGTTGATGGCCTCAGGTGCCACCCCATGGCTCATAGGCCCAGGGGTCACACCCCTGGCCAGACCCCAAGGGGGAACCTGTGTGTGTCAGGCACCTGCCCAGGGCTGGAAGCTGCACTTTGCCAACTCACTGACTCTGTGCTCCGGTAGCAAGACCTCATCCTTCCCATTCATGGGGGAAGTggctcagagagggaaagggacTTCCCTGGGGACACACATCAAGCAGGGGCCAGGGTTTGGGCCTAGGGCTGCCTGGCCTCCCTCTCCCAGTGGCAGGGTCTGGCCTGGTGGTCGGTTGGGGCGGGGACTCACCTGGGCGGGGCAGACGGCCTCGCAGAGCTTGCAGGCAATGCAGCGCTCCTCCCCGGATGGGTACCGGCGCAGTGCGTGCTCCCCACGGAAGCGAGGGCTCAGCGGGCCCTTCTCGAATGGGTAGTTGATGGTGGCGGGTTCGCGGAACAGGTAGCTCAGGGTCATGCCCAGGCCTGTGGGCAGCATGGGTTTGGTGGGCAGGGGTACCCTCCTCCCCCATGCATCTGTGCCCAGCCGGCACCTGCCCTGTCCCCTCCTGCCCAGGACGCACCTCGGAAGAGCTCAGTCCATAGCAAGGTCCGGGCTGCCCGGTCAGTCACTGACTTCATGTCCGTCTTAGACTCCTGCATGTTCACATACTCTGCAGAGAGGCGGGCAGGGAGGCCGTGGCAGGGGCCTCGCACACTGTCTCCCTGGAGTCTCTGGGAGAGGAGGCCTGGCCCTCACTTCCAGGTGCAACTGCTGGGCTCCAAAGGGGCCGTACACTCACCACACCTCTCCCCAGCCTCAGCAAGGACCCTGGAGGCCGCCTCTGGCCTGAGCCCATCCTTGCCTACCTCTCCCTGTGCTTGGGTGGCCATTCGAGCCCAGAGGCACCCCCGCCCAACAGGGCTTGAAAGAGGAATCAAGGGGGGAAGTGGGGGGCTTGAGCCTTTACCTTCACCAGGGACTGGCAAAAGGCACAGGTAcccatggctcacacctggcaATCCCCTCCCCATCACCCCCAGGGAGCTCTGAGATCACACGTGCTAACTCCGGCCATGATGGACCCTGTCCCTGGGAATTAGTCAGTCTCCATCATCATAATCATTTTAAGAgtggaaacaggctcagagaagaaCGCCCCTGACAAAGCCAAGACTGGAACTCAGGTCTCTTCCCCACCTCCGGCAGGACCAGTCAGGCTAGAGGCCACCCAGGTACTCACTGTAAGTGGCTGCCACTGCACTGCTGTGGAGGGTCCGGCCACCAGGAGGTCCTGCAAAAAGAGGGGCGTGACCTCATGCCAGGAGACTGGGCTCCCCTACCCCCAGCAAAGGCTTCCTTGGTCCTACCTGTATGTGCGGCCTGGGCCAGGGCCCGCAGCAGTGTGGGCATGGTCAGGCAGCGCATCTGGGGGCAGAAATAGGGGTGGAGAGTGGGGTGTGCCCAAGTACCAACCTCTTCTGAGACTGGCACAGCAGGGATCCCAAGCCTCCACTGGAGACCCATGTGTCACTCTGCCCTCTACTCATACCCCATTGCTGTCAGAGGCACGGGTGGCTTTCCTGTTCCCAGCGCCTCCCAGCTTTCCACCTGATCCAGCTCAGCTGAGCTACAATTCAGTTTCTGTGGACTCCAAGTTCTGCCTCACCTAAGAAACCTTTTAAAtccatccttcctttctccctcccagaGATCCTGTCTCC
Protein-coding sequences here:
- the NDUFS8 gene encoding NADH dehydrogenase [ubiquinone] iron-sulfur protein 8, mitochondrial isoform X12, giving the protein MRCLTMPTLLRALAQAAHTGPPGGRTLHSSAVAATYSLGMTLSYLFREPATINYPFEKGPLSPRFRGEHALRRYPSGEERCIACKLCEAVCPAQAITIEAEPRADGSRRTTRYDIDMTKCIYCGFCQEACPVDAIVEGPNFEFSTETHEELLYNKEKLLNNGDKWEAEIAANIQADYLYR
- the NDUFS8 gene encoding NADH dehydrogenase [ubiquinone] iron-sulfur protein 8, mitochondrial isoform X11; protein product: MRCLTMPTLLRALAQAAHTGPPGGRTLHSSAVAATYKYVNMQESKTDMKSVTDRAARTLLWTELFRGLGMTLSYLFREPATINYPFEKGPLSPRFRGEHALRRYPSGEERCIACKLCEAVCPAQAITIEAEPRADGSRRTTRYDIDMTKCIYCGFCQEACPVDAIVEGPNFEFSTETHEELLYNKEKLLNNGDKWEAEIAANIQADYLYR
- the NDUFS8 gene encoding NADH dehydrogenase [ubiquinone] iron-sulfur protein 8, mitochondrial isoform X9, with translation MRCLTMPTLLRALAQAAHTGPPGGRTLHSSAVAATYSLLSQRLQGDSVRGPCHGLPARLSAEYVNMQESKTDMKSVTDRAARTLLWTELFRGLGMTLSYLFREPATINYPFEKGPLSPRFRGEHALRRYPSGEERCIACKLCEAVCPAQAITIEAEPRADGSRRTTRYDIDMTKCIYCGFCQEACPVDAIVEGPNFEFSTETHEELLYNKEKLLNNGDKWEAEIAANIQADYLYR
- the NDUFS8 gene encoding NADH dehydrogenase [ubiquinone] iron-sulfur protein 8, mitochondrial isoform X4, encoding MSCPRKPGVGSVASGASVVSPLAPPALPGFPLGSLRTRGLRVLQMRCLTMPTLLRALAQAAHTGPPGGRTLHSSAVAATYSLLSQRLQGDSVRGPCHGLPARLSAEYVNMQESKTDMKSVTDRAARTLLWTELFRGLGMTLSYLFREPATINYPFEKGPLSPRFRGEHALRRYPSGEERCIACKLCEAVCPAQAITIEAEPRADGSRRTTRYDIDMTKCIYCGFCQEACPVDAIVEGPNFEFSTETHEELLYNKEKLLNNGDKWEAEIAANIQADYLYR
- the NDUFS8 gene encoding NADH dehydrogenase [ubiquinone] iron-sulfur protein 8, mitochondrial isoform X2; the encoded protein is MSCPRKPGVGSVASGASVVSPLAPPALPGFPLGSLRTRGLRVLQGSGSTMLARLVWNSSSQMRCLTMPTLLRALAQAAHTGPPGGRTLHSSAVAATYSLLSQRLQGDSVRGPCHGLPARLSAEYVNMQESKTDMKSVTDRAARTLLWTELFRGLGMTLSYLFREPATINYPFEKGPLSPRFRGEHALRRYPSGEERCIACKLCEAVCPAQAITIEAEPRADGSRRTTRYDIDMTKCIYCGFCQEACPVDAIVEGPNFEFSTETHEELLYNKEKLLNNGDKWEAEIAANIQADYLYR
- the NDUFS8 gene encoding NADH dehydrogenase [ubiquinone] iron-sulfur protein 8, mitochondrial isoform X8; the encoded protein is MLARLVWNSSSQMRCLTMPTLLRALAQAAHTGPPGGRTLHSSAVAATYSLLSQRLQGDSVRGPCHGLPARLSAEYVNMQESKTDMKSVTDRAARTLLWTELFRGLGMTLSYLFREPATINYPFEKGPLSPRFRGEHALRRYPSGEERCIACKLCEAVCPAQAITIEAEPRADGSRRTTRYDIDMTKCIYCGFCQEACPVDAIVEGPNFEFSTETHEELLYNKEKLLNNGDKWEAEIAANIQADYLYR